From Vibrio splendidus, a single genomic window includes:
- the trpA gene encoding tryptophan synthase subunit alpha: MDRYQSLFTRLAEKNQGAFVPFVTVGDPNPEQSLKIMETLVEAGADALELGIPFSDPLADGPTIQGANIRALDSKVTPDVCFDLIGQIRAKYPELPIGLLMYANLVYARGIENFYERCAKAGIDSVLIADVPTNESGEFVAAAEKFGVHPIFIAPPTASDETLQSVSELGGGYTYLLSRSGVTGAETKANMPVTALLDRLNKFDAPPALLGFGISAPEQVKEAIVAGAAGAISGSAVVKIIENNVEQPEAMLKALAEFVTPMKAATQK; encoded by the coding sequence ATGGATCGCTATCAATCACTCTTCACTCGCTTAGCTGAAAAGAATCAAGGCGCATTTGTACCATTTGTAACGGTTGGCGATCCTAACCCAGAGCAATCATTGAAGATCATGGAAACACTAGTGGAAGCCGGTGCTGACGCACTTGAACTTGGTATTCCATTCTCTGACCCACTGGCTGATGGTCCAACTATCCAAGGCGCAAACATTCGTGCTTTAGATTCTAAAGTAACGCCAGATGTGTGCTTCGATCTTATTGGTCAAATCCGTGCTAAATACCCAGAGCTACCAATCGGCCTACTGATGTACGCAAACCTGGTTTACGCACGTGGTATAGAAAATTTTTACGAACGCTGCGCAAAAGCAGGTATCGATTCAGTATTGATTGCTGATGTACCAACCAATGAAAGCGGTGAATTTGTTGCTGCAGCTGAAAAGTTTGGCGTTCACCCAATCTTTATTGCTCCACCAACTGCAAGCGATGAAACGCTTCAATCAGTTTCTGAGCTAGGTGGTGGCTACACTTACCTACTTTCTCGCTCAGGCGTAACAGGTGCTGAAACAAAAGCAAACATGCCAGTAACGGCACTGCTTGACCGCTTGAACAAGTTCGACGCGCCACCAGCACTGCTTGGTTTCGGCATCTCGGCTCCTGAACAAGTGAAAGAAGCGATTGTAGCTGGCGCTGCCGGTGCGATTTCTGGCTCAGCCGTTGTGAAAATCATTGAAAACAACGTTGAACAACCAGAAGCAATGCTTAAAGCACTTGCGGAGTTTGTTACGCCAATGAAAGCGGCTACGCAGAAATAA
- a CDS encoding slipin family protein: MFIHTIGIVIVLVILLIASMFKVLREYERAVVFFLGRFYGVKGPGLIIIIPFIQQIVRVDLRTIVLDVPTQDLITRDNVSVKVNAVVYFRVLDPKMAINNVENYLEATSQLSQTTLRSVLGQHELDELLSEREELNRDLQAILDQHTDNWGIKIANVEIKHVDLDDSMVRALAKQAEAERSRRAKVIHATGELEASTKLKEAAEVLNQAPNAIQLRYMQTLTEVANERTSTIIFPMPIDLVEKITDPIKATLNEAAIKKAMKADD; this comes from the coding sequence ATGTTTATACACACTATAGGTATTGTCATTGTGCTCGTTATCTTGTTGATAGCCAGCATGTTCAAAGTGCTGCGCGAGTACGAGCGTGCAGTCGTGTTTTTCCTTGGGCGCTTTTACGGTGTTAAAGGGCCGGGGTTAATTATCATCATTCCTTTCATCCAACAAATTGTGCGAGTGGATCTACGAACTATCGTGTTGGATGTTCCAACACAAGATTTGATCACTCGGGACAATGTGTCGGTGAAGGTGAATGCCGTGGTCTATTTTCGAGTGCTCGATCCGAAGATGGCGATCAATAACGTAGAGAATTACCTCGAAGCGACCAGTCAACTGTCACAAACAACGCTGCGTTCAGTATTAGGACAGCATGAGTTGGATGAATTGCTGTCTGAACGAGAAGAGTTAAATAGAGACTTACAAGCGATACTGGATCAACACACGGATAACTGGGGGATCAAGATTGCCAATGTCGAGATCAAGCATGTTGATCTGGATGACAGTATGGTGCGAGCCCTTGCTAAACAAGCGGAAGCCGAACGTTCACGTCGAGCTAAGGTGATCCATGCAACAGGGGAACTAGAAGCATCAACCAAGCTGAAAGAGGCTGCAGAGGTTCTTAATCAAGCGCCAAATGCGATTCAGCTGCGTTACATGCAAACACTAACAGAAGTAGCGAATGAGCGAACTTCTACAATCATATTCCCAATGCCCATCGATCTGGTCGAGAAGATAACCGATCCGATCAAAGCGACGCTCAATGAGGCTGCAATTAAGAAAGCGATGAAAGCCGATGACTAA
- a CDS encoding NfeD family protein, translated as MTFILKYLFAFLLLFSSVFAQADDVWVIEVNGGIGPATSDYLTREIEQAYDEQAKLIILKMNTPGGLDSSMRDIIRSITTSPIPIATWVGPAGSRAASAGTYILLASHVASMAPGTNLGAATPVSLGGGKAPASPLSPQDDANKDDNTSASEQDETKQENSDQVKATTAMEKKVINDAAAYIVSLAKLHNRNEEWAEKAVREAASLDSENALTHNVIDFIASDLQQLVELSNGRTVIINGVSQEVQLSDVAFVEREQDWRFSLLSVITNPNVAYILMLIGIYGLLLEFYNPGVGLPGVLGGICLLLAMYSLQMLPVSYAGLALILLGIALMVAEAFSPSFGIFGLGGVAAFTLGSIMLMDTEVPGYQIALPLIIGISLFSVAFIVVTISMLVRVRNKPVTTGMEAVVGDTGKVISGFPGAGRVLVEGEIWQAKCASELQVGQIIRVTKLTGLSLDVEALPDDTSSKSS; from the coding sequence ATGACTTTTATATTGAAGTACTTGTTTGCGTTTCTTCTGCTGTTCAGCTCTGTGTTCGCTCAGGCCGATGATGTCTGGGTGATTGAGGTGAACGGAGGGATAGGTCCGGCGACCAGTGATTACCTCACTAGAGAAATAGAACAAGCTTACGATGAGCAAGCAAAGCTCATCATTTTGAAAATGAACACGCCTGGCGGGTTAGATTCGTCGATGCGTGACATTATTCGATCCATCACCACATCACCGATTCCGATAGCAACTTGGGTTGGGCCTGCGGGTTCACGAGCAGCGAGCGCCGGAACCTATATTTTACTTGCCAGCCACGTTGCTTCCATGGCGCCCGGAACTAATCTAGGTGCAGCAACTCCTGTGTCGCTCGGTGGTGGCAAAGCGCCTGCTAGTCCGTTATCTCCTCAGGACGATGCTAATAAAGATGACAACACGTCAGCGAGTGAGCAAGACGAAACGAAACAGGAGAATTCAGATCAAGTAAAAGCAACCACTGCGATGGAGAAGAAAGTTATCAATGATGCAGCGGCTTACATTGTCAGTTTGGCCAAGTTACATAATCGTAATGAAGAGTGGGCAGAAAAAGCGGTGCGAGAGGCAGCGAGTTTGGATTCTGAGAATGCACTGACTCATAACGTGATTGATTTTATTGCCAGCGACCTTCAGCAATTGGTTGAACTGAGTAACGGACGCACCGTCATAATCAACGGTGTCAGTCAGGAAGTCCAACTTAGTGATGTTGCTTTTGTCGAGCGAGAACAAGACTGGCGCTTTAGTTTGCTGTCAGTGATCACGAACCCGAACGTTGCATATATTTTGATGCTGATTGGTATTTACGGTTTGTTACTCGAATTCTATAACCCCGGTGTCGGGCTACCGGGTGTTTTGGGCGGTATCTGTCTGTTATTAGCGATGTACTCCTTACAAATGCTGCCTGTGAGCTACGCGGGCCTTGCTTTAATTCTATTGGGAATTGCTTTGATGGTCGCAGAGGCCTTTAGCCCCAGTTTTGGCATCTTCGGTTTGGGCGGCGTCGCTGCGTTTACGCTCGGTTCTATCATGTTGATGGATACTGAAGTGCCAGGTTATCAAATCGCATTGCCGCTAATTATCGGGATCAGTTTGTTCTCTGTTGCCTTTATCGTCGTAACAATATCAATGCTAGTCCGAGTGAGAAACAAACCAGTGACTACGGGGATGGAAGCGGTAGTCGGTGACACGGGCAAAGTTATAAGCGGCTTCCCCGGTGCGGGGCGCGTGCTAGTCGAAGGTGAGATCTGGCAAGCCAAATGTGCGAGTGAATTGCAAGTGGGGCAGATCATCAGAGTGACCAAGCTGACGGGGCTATCTTTGGATGTTGAGGCGCTGCCCGATGATACATCATCGAAATCTAGCTAG
- a CDS encoding dicarboxylate/amino acid:cation symporter — translation MVHRTLVSSSGIFIFSSTEVMEVLKEKSLLSNIGVQVVIAMIIGTAVGAMMGDSATMFAPLGAIFINLIKMLVIPLVAVALISGAAGLGNSSSAGKVGVVTLGYFALTSALAVALALVMGEVFEPGRGIDVSGVEGMFSSEYAAKGELPTFWATITGMIPTNVFQSLNEANILQILVFCLFFGIAISKQAKEKRDPIINGVNAIVDSMVWMINKVMIIAPLGVFGLMAEAVGTFGFGALMVVFKLFIVYIAAILIFGFVAYPLMIQIFTKTSAKKFLVAMKKPQAVALSTASSMATLPVTMETVEKELGVRNSTASFVLPLGATINMSGNAIYYGLVAIFFAQLFNIDLSMGAYVAIIVTSTLGAVGQAGVPGPSFLVVAVLLAAGIPIEGLPLLFALDRIFDMIRTALNITGDAACAVIVDSLIEDEAKETELQKQQA, via the coding sequence ATGGTACATCGTACATTGGTGAGTAGTTCTGGGATTTTTATATTTAGTAGCACAGAGGTTATGGAAGTGTTAAAAGAAAAGAGTTTACTAAGCAACATCGGCGTTCAAGTCGTTATTGCAATGATCATAGGTACCGCTGTCGGTGCAATGATGGGTGACAGCGCAACAATGTTCGCTCCACTGGGCGCAATCTTCATCAATTTAATCAAGATGCTGGTTATTCCTCTAGTCGCAGTTGCCCTAATTTCAGGTGCTGCAGGTCTAGGTAATAGCTCATCGGCAGGTAAAGTTGGTGTGGTTACACTGGGTTACTTTGCACTAACGTCTGCACTTGCTGTAGCACTAGCGCTTGTAATGGGTGAAGTATTCGAACCGGGTCGTGGTATCGATGTTTCTGGCGTTGAAGGTATGTTCTCTTCTGAATACGCTGCGAAAGGCGAACTTCCAACGTTCTGGGCAACCATCACGGGCATGATCCCTACCAACGTTTTCCAATCACTGAACGAAGCTAACATTCTGCAAATTCTCGTTTTCTGCTTATTCTTCGGTATTGCGATTTCTAAACAAGCGAAAGAAAAACGTGACCCAATCATCAATGGCGTAAACGCGATTGTTGACTCTATGGTTTGGATGATCAACAAGGTTATGATCATTGCACCACTTGGCGTATTCGGCCTAATGGCAGAAGCAGTCGGTACATTCGGTTTTGGCGCACTTATGGTCGTGTTCAAGCTGTTCATTGTCTACATTGCTGCGATTCTTATCTTCGGCTTTGTGGCTTACCCACTGATGATTCAAATTTTCACTAAGACTTCAGCTAAGAAGTTCCTAGTGGCAATGAAGAAACCTCAAGCGGTTGCACTATCAACAGCCTCTTCAATGGCGACACTGCCAGTAACAATGGAAACGGTAGAGAAAGAACTTGGTGTTCGCAACTCTACGGCTTCATTCGTTCTGCCACTTGGTGCAACGATCAACATGTCTGGTAACGCAATTTACTACGGCCTAGTTGCTATCTTCTTCGCACAGCTGTTCAACATCGACCTGTCTATGGGCGCTTACGTTGCTATCATCGTAACGTCGACTCTAGGCGCAGTTGGTCAAGCAGGTGTTCCAGGTCCTTCTTTCCTAGTGGTTGCGGTTCTTCTAGCAGCTGGTATCCCTATCGAAGGTCTACCTCTGTTGTTCGCTCTAGACCGTATCTTCGACATGATCCGTACTGCTCTGAACATCACTGGTGATGCAGCATGTGCAGTAATCGTTGATTCTCTAATTGAAGACGAAGCGAAAGAAACTGAGCTACAAAAACAGCAAGCGTAA
- a CDS encoding TRAP transporter large permease: protein MDLSIGVWLLGLFLFMIAISMPIAIAIAMSSLTIMYFILPFEVASITAGQKIITGIDSFSLLAIPFFILAGNIMNVGGIASRLINLAKLLVGWIPGSLFHVNIFANMMFGAVSGSAVAAAAAVGKTLGPELEKDGYDKNLATAVNVASCPAGLLIPPSNSLIVFSVVSGGTSVAALFIAGYVPGILMGLSCMVVAYFIAKKKGYKTSANDGFTAKDVLNIVWQATPSLGLIVVVIGGIIGGIFTATEGACIAVLYSFILSLCYRTLKWAHFSIICRETVQVTGIMLFLIGASTIMSWAMAFTGLPTMISDWMLSISDNPIIIFILMNLILLIVGMFMDLTPAVLIFTPIFMPIAEHLGMHPIHFAMMIIFNLCIGIATPPVGTALFVGCSVSGSKIENVIRSIMPFCAVLIVTLLAITFIPEISLALPRAFGLIN from the coding sequence ATGGATTTGTCCATTGGTGTTTGGCTGCTAGGCCTATTCTTATTTATGATCGCGATTAGCATGCCCATTGCGATTGCAATTGCCATGTCATCTTTAACGATCATGTATTTCATCTTACCGTTTGAAGTCGCCAGTATTACTGCGGGTCAAAAAATTATTACCGGTATTGATAGTTTCAGTTTATTAGCCATCCCTTTCTTTATCCTTGCTGGGAATATAATGAATGTGGGTGGCATCGCGAGTCGGCTTATCAACCTTGCAAAGCTCTTGGTTGGTTGGATCCCTGGCTCACTTTTTCACGTCAACATCTTCGCCAATATGATGTTTGGCGCCGTTTCAGGATCAGCCGTTGCAGCAGCAGCTGCGGTTGGTAAAACCTTAGGCCCAGAATTAGAAAAAGATGGTTATGATAAAAACTTAGCAACAGCAGTAAACGTTGCATCTTGCCCGGCAGGCTTACTAATACCGCCGAGTAATTCATTGATCGTATTTTCAGTGGTATCGGGTGGAACATCCGTAGCGGCGCTGTTTATCGCAGGTTATGTCCCAGGTATTTTAATGGGTTTAAGTTGTATGGTCGTCGCCTATTTTATCGCTAAAAAGAAGGGCTACAAAACAAGTGCGAATGACGGCTTCACAGCAAAAGATGTGCTGAATATTGTTTGGCAAGCAACGCCAAGCTTAGGGCTTATTGTTGTTGTTATTGGCGGTATTATTGGTGGTATATTCACTGCAACAGAAGGAGCATGTATAGCGGTTCTTTACTCTTTTATACTGTCACTCTGTTACCGAACCCTCAAATGGGCACACTTTTCGATAATTTGTAGAGAAACGGTTCAGGTTACTGGCATTATGCTGTTCTTGATTGGTGCTTCAACCATCATGTCATGGGCAATGGCGTTTACCGGTCTGCCAACCATGATCAGCGATTGGATGCTCTCTATTTCAGATAATCCGATTATCATCTTTATTCTGATGAATCTGATCCTACTGATTGTGGGTATGTTTATGGATCTTACGCCTGCCGTATTAATCTTTACCCCTATCTTTATGCCGATTGCTGAGCATTTGGGCATGCATCCAATTCACTTTGCGATGATGATTATTTTCAACTTATGTATTGGCATTGCAACGCCACCCGTTGGTACGGCGCTATTTGTCGGTTGTAGTGTCAGTGGCTCCAAGATTGAGAATGTTATAAGAAGTATCATGCCGTTTTGTGCCGTATTGATCGTAACACTGTTGGCCATTACTTTTATTCCTGAAATTAGTTTGGCTCTGCCTCGTGCGTTTGGACTAATCAATTAG
- a CDS encoding TRAP transporter small permease encodes MLATFRNLLDRLILFVSSFALMLLVVTVTWQVFSRYVLNDPSNWTDELARYAMVWLGLLGASYLFGIKGHLAITLLDGYLKGKAHIALHVLINIISGAFVFLAMLQGGIALMGRTTQQLSPALQLPMSTVYSILPISAVIILIYLVMNTFDLFCEPNKK; translated from the coding sequence ATGTTAGCAACTTTCAGAAACCTACTTGATAGGCTGATTCTTTTTGTCTCTTCTTTTGCACTAATGTTACTTGTCGTTACTGTCACTTGGCAGGTCTTTAGTCGTTATGTTTTGAATGATCCAAGTAACTGGACTGATGAACTTGCTCGTTATGCGATGGTATGGCTTGGCTTATTAGGAGCAAGCTACTTATTCGGTATCAAAGGACACTTAGCAATAACGTTATTGGATGGTTATCTTAAGGGTAAAGCACATATCGCATTACATGTACTCATCAATATCATTTCTGGCGCATTTGTATTTCTAGCAATGCTTCAAGGTGGCATCGCCCTAATGGGAAGAACCACACAACAACTCTCTCCAGCACTGCAATTACCGATGTCGACGGTTTATTCAATATTGCCGATTTCAGCCGTTATTATCCTCATCTATTTGGTCATGAATACGTTTGATCTTTTTTGTGAACCCAACAAAAAGTAA
- a CDS encoding TRAP transporter substrate-binding protein codes for MKKHLLTIAAASILMAFGAQAKTLTLGHAMSLESAAHQGMVIMADKVKEKSNGDLTIKIFPNGQLGSERDQAEQVVTGAIDMAKINGGLAESFEPTFKVNALPFLFRDVPHMRTFMRSEAAQEMLLSSEGKGFIGLTFYDSGTRSFYAKKAINSPADLAGMKVRVPGSPTMMEMVNLLGGKATPVPFNEVYTALQQGVIDGAENNISSLVEMKHSEVAKFYSMDQHMMTPDVIIISEYKWGSLTAEEQKILKEAAAESLEEQIKIWDATDDMNKEKGMKEGVTFVEVDKAPFRAAVKPMIDEAKKDPKLAPFIEKIEAL; via the coding sequence ATGAAAAAACACCTACTGACGATTGCAGCGGCTTCAATTCTTATGGCATTTGGCGCTCAAGCAAAAACTTTGACCTTAGGGCATGCAATGTCATTAGAAAGCGCAGCTCACCAAGGCATGGTGATCATGGCTGATAAAGTGAAAGAAAAATCGAATGGTGACCTTACGATTAAGATCTTTCCAAACGGTCAATTAGGCTCTGAACGTGATCAAGCTGAGCAAGTTGTTACCGGCGCGATTGATATGGCTAAAATCAACGGTGGGCTAGCCGAATCTTTTGAACCCACGTTTAAAGTTAATGCACTGCCTTTCTTATTTCGTGACGTTCCACATATGAGAACGTTCATGCGAAGTGAAGCAGCACAAGAGATGTTGCTTTCAAGTGAAGGTAAAGGCTTCATCGGTCTTACGTTCTATGACTCAGGCACACGTAGCTTCTACGCTAAAAAAGCCATTAACTCACCGGCTGATCTCGCTGGTATGAAAGTTCGAGTTCCGGGTTCTCCAACCATGATGGAAATGGTTAACCTATTAGGTGGTAAAGCAACGCCTGTACCTTTCAATGAGGTATACACGGCGCTGCAACAAGGCGTAATTGACGGTGCTGAAAATAATATTTCTAGCTTAGTTGAAATGAAACACAGTGAAGTTGCCAAATTTTACTCTATGGATCAGCACATGATGACACCTGACGTGATCATCATTTCAGAATACAAATGGGGTTCATTAACGGCAGAAGAGCAAAAGATCTTAAAAGAAGCTGCTGCTGAGTCTCTTGAAGAGCAGATCAAAATCTGGGATGCAACAGATGACATGAACAAAGAGAAAGGAATGAAAGAAGGTGTAACGTTTGTTGAAGTTGATAAAGCCCCTTTCCGTGCAGCTGTTAAACCTATGATTGATGAGGCGAAAAAAGATCCAAAACTAGCTCCATTCATTGAAAAAATTGAAGCTCTTTAA
- a CDS encoding ABC transporter substrate-binding protein encodes MKKIILGLACAAALLGTTVQAKEIRLASDFTYPPFNYKNSDGVPVGFDIEIADALCEQAKLDCTWVSQSWDSLIPSLLARKSDVIMASMRITEERKRKILFTDKYYQTPAVFVAAKSAEFSVDEAGLAGKTIGVQQGTIHDRYVTDKFGDVANIKRYTGQDEVYLDLQNGRLDLTFGNSDQLSLAFLDKKEGEGFEFKGKAVTDKAYIGEGTALALRKQDSKLAKQFNAAIEEIRANGTYDKIAAKYFTFDIYGADL; translated from the coding sequence ATGAAAAAGATAATACTAGGACTCGCTTGTGCGGCCGCTTTACTTGGTACAACGGTACAGGCGAAAGAAATCCGTTTGGCGTCAGACTTTACCTATCCGCCATTCAACTACAAAAACAGTGATGGTGTGCCTGTCGGGTTTGACATTGAGATAGCTGATGCCTTGTGTGAGCAAGCCAAACTCGATTGTACTTGGGTTTCACAAAGTTGGGACTCGCTAATTCCAAGTTTGCTGGCAAGAAAGTCAGATGTGATCATGGCTTCAATGCGTATTACCGAAGAGCGTAAGCGCAAGATTTTGTTCACCGATAAGTATTACCAAACACCAGCCGTGTTTGTTGCTGCTAAGAGCGCCGAGTTCAGCGTCGATGAGGCAGGCTTAGCAGGTAAAACCATCGGTGTTCAGCAAGGTACGATTCACGATCGCTACGTAACCGACAAGTTTGGCGATGTGGCAAACATTAAGCGTTATACCGGCCAAGATGAAGTTTATCTGGACCTGCAAAACGGCCGTCTAGATCTAACCTTCGGCAACTCAGATCAACTGTCATTAGCTTTCTTAGATAAGAAAGAAGGCGAGGGCTTTGAGTTCAAAGGCAAAGCAGTGACCGACAAAGCCTACATTGGCGAAGGCACGGCACTAGCGTTAAGAAAGCAGGATTCAAAACTGGCGAAACAATTCAATGCCGCGATTGAAGAGATCAGAGCGAACGGTACTTACGACAAGATCGCCGCTAAGTACTTCACGTTTGATATTTATGGCGCTGATTTGTAA
- the hisC gene encoding histidinol-phosphate transaminase produces the protein MTSFIDSLVPQAVKKLIPYQSARRIGGDGRVWLNANELESSLFQGEVSHNRYPDFLPQDIAKAYQDYCGTDAATVAVRGADEAIDLLIRTFCKPASDNILICSPTYAMYEFCADALAINTLDSPLQQDFSLNVADIVNKAKLTNIVFLCSPNNPTGNVIPKSDLIQVLEGTIGKSLVVVDEAYIEFEPQTSAVGLIERYPHLVVIRTLSKAFGLAAVRCGFILASQNVMQYVAKLIPPYPMPDCSSQIVLDALSDERVSVMQDATQKLVELRNWFACELTQFDFIESVYPSSTNFILLRQKPGHQVFSVLAKDGIVTRNQNHEPALRNCVRISIGSQESMLEVITSLTRYQTELEKNQQSKQVQQSQHKETQSQLDKNHI, from the coding sequence TTGACATCTTTTATCGATAGTTTAGTACCTCAGGCTGTAAAAAAATTAATACCTTATCAATCAGCAAGAAGAATTGGCGGTGATGGACGTGTCTGGCTAAACGCCAATGAATTGGAAAGCTCGCTGTTTCAAGGAGAAGTAAGTCACAACCGATACCCAGACTTCTTACCACAAGATATTGCTAAGGCTTACCAAGATTACTGTGGCACTGATGCTGCGACTGTTGCCGTTCGTGGCGCCGATGAAGCGATTGATTTGCTGATCAGAACATTCTGTAAACCGGCAAGCGACAACATACTTATCTGTTCACCCACGTATGCGATGTATGAGTTTTGCGCTGATGCATTGGCGATTAATACCTTGGACTCTCCATTGCAGCAAGATTTCAGCCTGAACGTCGCTGATATCGTGAACAAAGCGAAGTTGACTAATATCGTGTTTCTTTGCTCACCAAACAACCCAACGGGTAATGTGATTCCTAAATCGGATTTGATTCAGGTACTGGAAGGCACGATTGGAAAGTCTCTAGTGGTAGTCGATGAAGCGTATATCGAGTTTGAACCACAAACGTCAGCGGTGGGCCTTATTGAGCGTTATCCGCATTTGGTAGTGATTCGCACCTTGTCTAAGGCGTTTGGACTGGCTGCGGTTCGATGTGGCTTTATCTTAGCGAGTCAAAATGTGATGCAGTATGTTGCGAAGCTGATTCCACCTTATCCGATGCCGGATTGCTCATCGCAAATCGTGTTAGACGCTTTGTCTGATGAACGAGTCTCAGTGATGCAAGACGCCACACAAAAGCTGGTCGAACTACGTAATTGGTTTGCTTGTGAGTTAACGCAGTTTGATTTCATCGAGTCTGTTTACCCTTCATCGACGAACTTTATTTTGCTGCGTCAAAAACCTGGGCATCAAGTGTTCAGTGTGTTGGCGAAGGATGGCATTGTGACAAGGAATCAAAACCACGAACCTGCTTTGCGTAACTGTGTACGAATCAGTATTGGTAGCCAAGAGAGCATGCTAGAAGTGATAACGTCACTTACACGTTACCAAACCGAATTAGAAAAGAATCAACAAAGCAAACAAGTTCAACAATCTCAACATAAAGAAACTCAATCTCAACTCGATAAAAATCATATCTAG
- a CDS encoding LysR substrate-binding domain-containing protein: protein MNRTLPSTKTLLAFLSTARHLNFTRAAHELNVTQGAVSRQILSFEESLGCDLFYRHARGLSLTPKGEELVPLIQGTIHQLQSALNQVASSPSKIKLNAPSCITSWLLPKLMSFQQAYPEIDVELTSTIKHVFEPSFDPFDAVITYGKKPNQQSIVSQLLFNEQLAPVCQAQSITQSHLVNSASTIIKPHKLAQYTWLHANNEQSDWRLWLEHIGSHDLSSKNNQQFATLDQAMNAAIQGFGIAIGDITLAKQDIDLGRLVKVSEGSVFSGNGYFLLQPKNRQNTSLSTLVDWLVD from the coding sequence ATGAATCGCACACTTCCTTCAACTAAAACCTTGCTCGCGTTCTTGTCGACGGCAAGGCATCTCAACTTTACGCGAGCGGCACATGAGCTCAATGTTACGCAAGGTGCAGTAAGTCGTCAGATATTGTCGTTTGAAGAAAGCCTTGGCTGTGATCTCTTCTATCGCCATGCTCGAGGATTGTCTTTAACACCGAAAGGAGAAGAGCTGGTTCCTCTGATACAAGGAACGATTCATCAACTGCAATCGGCTCTCAATCAAGTCGCAAGTTCTCCCTCTAAGATCAAACTCAACGCCCCCAGCTGTATTACCTCTTGGCTGCTACCCAAGTTGATGTCTTTTCAGCAAGCCTACCCTGAAATTGATGTCGAGCTCACGTCGACCATCAAGCACGTTTTTGAACCAAGCTTTGACCCGTTTGACGCCGTAATCACCTATGGTAAGAAACCAAACCAACAATCGATTGTGAGCCAGTTATTATTCAACGAACAGCTGGCTCCGGTCTGCCAGGCGCAAAGCATTACTCAGAGCCATCTTGTAAATAGCGCTTCTACTATCATCAAGCCACACAAGCTCGCTCAATACACTTGGCTACACGCAAACAATGAGCAAAGTGATTGGCGACTATGGTTAGAACACATAGGAAGCCACGACCTTTCAAGTAAGAACAACCAACAATTCGCGACACTTGATCAAGCGATGAATGCAGCCATTCAAGGGTTTGGTATTGCCATAGGCGACATCACGCTAGCAAAACAAGATATTGATTTGGGCAGGTTGGTGAAAGTGAGTGAAGGCAGTGTCTTTTCTGGAAATGGTTACTTCTTGCTGCAGCCTAAGAATCGACAAAATACATCTTTATCTACACTTGTTGATTGGCTTGTCGATTAG
- a CDS encoding septation protein A, whose amino-acid sequence MKQILDFIPLIIFFALYKMYDIYTATGALIVASAVQIVLTYVIYKKVEKMQIITFLMVAVFGGMTIFLHDDNFIKWKVTIVYALFAIGLTVSHIMGKSAIKGMLGKEITLPEAVWSKINWAWTLFFTLCAILNVYVAFSLPLDVWVNFKVFGLLIATFAFTLLTGVYIYKHLPKDQHLPKDQQKELTDKNTDEK is encoded by the coding sequence ATGAAGCAAATCCTTGATTTCATTCCTCTCATTATTTTCTTTGCGCTGTATAAGATGTATGACATCTACACGGCTACAGGTGCATTGATTGTTGCTTCCGCAGTACAAATCGTTTTGACATACGTCATCTACAAGAAAGTAGAGAAAATGCAGATCATCACATTTCTGATGGTTGCCGTATTTGGTGGCATGACCATTTTCTTGCACGATGACAACTTCATAAAATGGAAAGTAACCATCGTTTACGCCCTGTTTGCTATTGGCTTAACGGTAAGTCACATCATGGGTAAGTCTGCAATTAAAGGCATGCTGGGTAAAGAGATCACACTTCCTGAAGCGGTATGGAGCAAGATCAACTGGGCTTGGACTTTATTCTTTACTCTATGTGCCATTCTCAACGTTTACGTTGCTTTCAGCCTACCCTTGGATGTTTGGGTAAACTTCAAAGTGTTTGGCTTACTGATCGCTACTTTTGCATTTACCTTGCTAACGGGTGTCTACATCTACAAGCATCTACCAAAAGATCAGCATTTGCCAAAAGACCAGCAGAAAGAGTTAACGGATAAAAATACCGACGAGAAGTAA